One part of the Lapillicoccus jejuensis genome encodes these proteins:
- a CDS encoding NAD(P)H-binding protein — MARVTIIGGHGKVALRLARLLAQRGDEVTSWVRNPDHAGDVEATGARARVADVESMSLDEMTSALADVDAVVWSAGAGGGSPERTYAVDRDAAVRSVDAAEAAGVDRYVMVSYHYRKPDHGVPPDSSFFPYAEAKKAADDAVRGSDLDWVVLGPSSLTDDPGTGRIDTTGEASSVSRDDVAAVAAHVLATPSVSRVTIDFNGGDVPVEDAIG; from the coding sequence ATGGCACGCGTGACGATCATCGGAGGACACGGCAAGGTCGCCCTGAGGCTCGCCCGGCTGCTCGCGCAGCGCGGCGACGAGGTGACCTCCTGGGTCCGCAACCCCGACCACGCCGGCGACGTCGAGGCGACCGGCGCGCGCGCCCGGGTGGCCGACGTCGAGTCGATGAGCCTCGACGAGATGACGTCCGCCCTGGCCGACGTCGACGCGGTCGTGTGGTCCGCCGGCGCCGGCGGTGGCAGCCCCGAGCGGACCTACGCGGTCGACCGCGACGCCGCCGTCCGCTCGGTCGACGCGGCCGAGGCGGCCGGGGTCGACCGCTACGTCATGGTCTCGTACCACTACCGCAAGCCCGACCACGGCGTGCCCCCGGACAGCTCGTTCTTCCCCTACGCCGAGGCCAAGAAGGCCGCCGACGACGCGGTGCGCGGGTCCGACCTCGACTGGGTCGTGCTCGGCCCCAGCAGCCTCACCGACGACCCGGGCACCGGCCGCATCGACACGACCGGCGAGGCCTCGTCGGTCAGCCGCGACGACGTCGCCGCCGTGGCCGCGCACGTCCTCGCCACGCCGTCCGTCAGCCGGGTCACCATCGACTTCAACGGCGGCGACGTGCCGGTCGAGGACGCCATCGGCTGA
- a CDS encoding cytochrome P450, with protein MTDARDLGFDPTDPAFVADPYPALARLRETGRAVPDAASGLVLLPRFADVHAALRHRGLGRVYAHRFTDEEMGRAAQGTSYPRWRESERWSLLDLEPPDHTRIRRLVSSVFTARAVAALRPLVEELATAHLDRVVAQGSFDLVGDYAQPFSIEVICRWLGVPVGHGPRLLDWSHAIVKMYELHSTAAQRDAAEASADAFIRLVQEHIADRRRHPGDDVVSQLVAVVDGGDQLTDAEIVSTVIVLLNAGHEATVNTLGNGVRAALDRPAEWERVTGGEVPAATVVEELVRYDAPLQLFERWVLDDGLELAGRTWRRGERVGMLFGAANRDPKHFPDPDRFDAGRGDASHIGFGGGTHFCIGAPLARLELAASVAGLAALGDRLRPAGTASYQPTFVIRGLTGLPVTVG; from the coding sequence GTGACCGACGCGCGCGACCTCGGCTTCGACCCCACCGACCCGGCGTTCGTCGCCGACCCGTACCCCGCGCTGGCCCGGCTGCGGGAGACCGGCCGGGCCGTCCCCGACGCGGCGTCGGGGCTGGTGCTGCTCCCCCGGTTCGCCGACGTCCACGCGGCGCTGCGCCACCGCGGGCTGGGCCGCGTGTACGCGCACCGCTTCACCGACGAGGAGATGGGTCGGGCGGCGCAGGGGACGTCGTACCCCCGCTGGCGCGAGTCGGAGCGCTGGTCGCTGCTCGACCTCGAGCCGCCGGACCACACCCGGATCCGGCGCCTGGTCTCCAGCGTCTTCACCGCGCGGGCGGTCGCGGCGCTGCGGCCGCTCGTCGAGGAGCTGGCCACCGCCCACCTGGACCGGGTCGTGGCGCAGGGGTCGTTCGACCTCGTCGGCGACTACGCGCAACCCTTCTCGATCGAGGTCATCTGCCGCTGGCTCGGGGTGCCGGTCGGGCACGGACCGCGGCTGCTCGACTGGTCCCACGCCATCGTCAAGATGTACGAGCTGCACAGCACCGCGGCGCAGCGCGACGCGGCGGAGGCGAGCGCGGACGCGTTCATCCGCCTCGTGCAGGAGCACATCGCCGACCGTCGCCGCCACCCCGGCGACGACGTCGTCAGCCAGCTCGTGGCCGTCGTCGACGGGGGCGACCAGCTCACCGACGCCGAGATCGTCAGCACGGTCATCGTCCTGCTCAACGCCGGCCACGAGGCGACGGTCAACACGCTCGGCAACGGCGTGCGGGCCGCGCTCGACCGGCCGGCGGAGTGGGAACGCGTGACCGGCGGCGAGGTGCCGGCCGCGACGGTGGTCGAGGAGCTCGTCCGGTACGACGCCCCGCTGCAGCTCTTCGAGCGCTGGGTCCTCGACGACGGCCTCGAGCTGGCCGGGCGCACCTGGCGGCGTGGTGAGCGGGTGGGGATGCTCTTCGGCGCCGCCAACCGCGACCCCAAGCACTTCCCCGACCCGGACCGCTTCGACGCCGGTCGCGGCGACGCCAGCCACATCGGCTTCGGCGGCGGGACCCACTTCTGCATCGGGGCGCCGCTGGCCCGGCTCGAGCTGGCCGCCTCGGTCGCGGGGCTGGCGGCGCTGGGCGACCGCCTGCGACCGGCGGGCACGGCGTCGTACCAGCCGACCTTCGTCATCCGCGGGCTGACCGGTCTACCCGTGACCGTGGGGTGA
- a CDS encoding SRPBCC family protein, producing MASFSSTTESTAVVAARRADIWAALTDPDVLPRLTPFLQGIETDGDTWRWRLASLKLAGITVDPSFTETMRFTPKTRIEFEHTPPAGVTERGGAQGWYALADEGTGTRLDISITLTVQLPVSRLAAPAVERVMGAAMAQTGDRFGRNLEKHLRAAA from the coding sequence ATGGCCAGCTTCTCGTCGACGACCGAGTCGACGGCGGTGGTCGCGGCCCGGCGCGCCGACATCTGGGCGGCACTGACCGACCCGGACGTCCTGCCGCGGCTGACGCCGTTCCTGCAGGGCATCGAGACCGACGGCGACACCTGGCGGTGGCGGCTGGCCTCGCTCAAGCTCGCCGGGATCACGGTGGACCCGTCGTTCACCGAGACCATGCGCTTCACCCCGAAGACCCGGATCGAGTTCGAGCACACCCCGCCCGCCGGGGTGACCGAGCGGGGTGGCGCGCAGGGGTGGTACGCGCTGGCCGACGAGGGCACGGGCACCCGCCTCGACATCTCCATCACGCTCACCGTGCAGCTGCCCGTCTCCCGGCTCGCGGCCCCCGCGGTCGAGCGGGTCATGGGCGCGGCGATGGCGCAGACCGGCGACCGCTTCGGGCGCAACCTCGAGAAGCACCTGCGCGCGGCCGCCTGA